The Rosa rugosa chromosome 3, drRosRugo1.1, whole genome shotgun sequence sequence TTTTCATGAAATTCAACTAAACCAACTTAGCCAATACAGAAAGCAAGGATCTTTATGAGCAATTTAAGTAAGCAACAGTTAAACCAACCATACAAATATGACCAAGATTACAAAAATTTAGAACAATCAAAGTTCgcataaacaaaagaaaagtgTGATGGAGAAGTACTTGAAAATCATGGAGCTCAGCTGGTGATGAATTGCTCCGTCGACGTCGCCGCTCTTCGATGGGTGCAAAAACACTTTCATATTGGTATCGGAAACCTTCAAGCCCTCCATTACCGGAGCCAGGGTTTTACAACGGCAGAGCCCTAAAACCCTAGCCTGGCAACACTTTTTGCTAGTTGACTGCGGTCACAGTTGCTCAGGGTTCTGTTGTCCACGAACAAGACATTGATTCTCCCTCTTTGAATTGGAAGGGTTTTAGACGCCAACGTTGTTAAACATATTTGGGTTGGGCCGTGAACCGGGTAGGGGCAGACTAAAATAAAAAGCCCTAACCCAGCGGGTCGGTTCCCGTCCGACATTAAACGTTGTCGTTCCTTAGGTTCAGTCCCCGTGCCCCCAAATTAAATACATGACTCTTCATTTAGTTGTTGCCAAAATTGTTCATGATATTTTGAAGAGATGATATTTTTATAGAATAACTACCGTTCAAATTATGaaaaatataagtttataattTTATAAGTTCATAATTCATAATTGTGTTAGTGTCGGCAGATCAAAGCACAAATATTGTAAGTAATAAAAATtcaataagaagagaagaagacatCGACTTCACAACAAAGATAATCGACGATTCTTATTGAACCATGTCATTGACTCTTGGTAAAACTGTTTTGAGTTTGTTTCAACTTTCCATGGAGACTTGGTTTGTTTAGTCAGTGATCCTATCATTCCTTGGTTTGTTTAGTCAGTGATCCTATCATTTCTAAGGTTGTCTTGACAAGGTTTTGGACTAGTAGCCTCATCTTCCGTAGAGTATACTACTTCTCTCTATGTCTCTCAACTCTTTTTGCCACTTGTATAAAAGCATTGTAGATTGCGTGATTGAAATTTGGGTCTGGGGCATGGAAACTTTGACGCATGTCTAAGAACAACAAATAATATCTGAGGTCAATGAGAAGGATTTTTGGGCAAGAGGCCATGGAAAATTTGTTATCCCTGATTGAATGCCAGTTTTAAGCTACCAGTCAATCAAATTAGCTAGTAGCTACCTTCTTTCTAATCATGGCTTTGTTTACTCGAGAATCACATGTTTGCTTTCTCCCTGTTGCTTTCTTCCGAGTTCTTTCCTATACCTGGATAGATAATGAGATGGAATGTGGAGTAATTGAAGGCATTCTCGTAGCTATGCGATCCTTCGcgagtgaggaagaagatgattcaCACTTGTGAATAGGTGGgtggtgtgtgtgtttgttggtctgtttttttttttttttttttttttttttttttttgagttaaaaTAGATTTCATTAGAAGAAAAATCAGAACAGCACTTACATGATATCTCTAATCTATAGAAACTTTATATCATTCACCTATAATGATGCTCAATTATTTCAAGCCGACATGAATATATAAAGTCATTCCACACAAGATAAAATTTCTTGAATATATTTTATTCAATGCACTCAATTATAGTATATGAGAAAATTTCATGACTTCATGTAAACAAAAATCTCACAATATATAAGCTAAGCTAAGCTAGCCATCTACCTCCTTTTTCAGACATCCTCTTCGGAACCTATATATATAGTTTCAGAGTGCAACTTTTTACGATTGTACATTCATCCGAATAGGTAAACTCGTTCTTCTACAATTTTTCTGAGAAATGGTTATCTGGCAGTGCTGTTTTAtgcttataaaaaaaaagtagtttGAACCCAagcgttttttttttggtgaacagTTTAAAACTTCGAACCCAAgattgatatttttttaagcCAAACACTCAACGTCGTTTTCTGAGATTTTTTCAATGTCTTTATTGCATCTTGTTTAGGTTAGGACAATAAATTGAAACAACCTTACCCTTTTCAATGTCTTTTACTCCCTCACCCAcctcacacaaaaaaaaaaaaaaaaaaaaaaaaaaaagagaatctgGGAACTTTAAAACCATCTCAAAAGGCACAACATAAATCCACAGTATCAGACCACAACAACAAAAGCAAAGCATCTTCTTTTGCCTCCACTTTCCTTCTCTATCTCCCCCAGAAATAAACACAAAAACCCTTCCcagcaaacaaaaataaaaaacagtacCAGAAAATCACTGTCGCCAACAACCCCAAACCCCTCTAGCTCCTTTTATTACAAGAAGCAGAGAAACCCAAGTGCAACGTCACAATTTCAGACGACGTATCATGGATGAGTACTATTACACACAAAGCCTCATCTCATttttcatttctgggtttcagCCACAACCTCCAAACCCACAAAATTGACCATCTTCTTGTCTCTGTTCGTTGATTTTTTCAGATCTGACGAGTACCCTAAAGAGCATTACGGCGGCCAAACATCCATGTCGTCCTCATCAACCACAAGCGTCCACGTCACCGCCCTGGACGGCCTGGTCAACGTCAACTCCCTCTTCACCATCGCAGTCTTCGTGGGCCTGTCCCTGACCGTACCGGGACAAAGGAGCCTCGAGGACCGGACAGCCTGCGACGCCAGCAATGACGTGGCGAAGAAGCTTCTGGTGTTCGAGGTTGTCTCCTTcagcttcttcctcttctcgtCTCTGGTCGCCCAGGGCCTCAAGCTCGCCATCAACTTGCTTAACAGCAAGGAAGTCGACGAGGCCTTCCGGGCCCACATCAACCTCAAGGTGCTGAGGTTCGGGATGTTGGGGTCGGCCTTCGGATCCGTCATGGGTTGCATCTTTCTCATGTTGTCGATGGTCAATGTGATCCAGATCCGGTTGGGGATGTTGTCGTGTGGGAGCAAATCTACTGTCCACTCTGTTGCGGCTCTTATCGTTTTAGTCTCTACGGCGCTCTTGGTCTATCTCTCTACTGCTATCTATGCTTTTCTTCACTAGCAAAACCCCAGTTTCTTGTTCAATTTTCATAAATTTGTATACCCAGTTCAGGGTTTATGGGTTCTACATAATTTGGATTGGTCAGACCAAACAGAGTACTATTCtgtgtcctttttttttttttttttttttttggagtgtAGAACACTATTCGTGCTATTATTTTCTGGGGCAGAAGTACTACAACTTGCAAGAATGCATTACGCTCAAGGCAGAAAAACCTAGAAGCAAAGAAATAAGTTGTCGACACGTAAATCTATCTATGGAAGAGCCAAGAGGATAAGAGCAACAGCAATGGGATTGTGAAGCTGAGGCGTGATGGCATCGAGGGTCAGGGATGGTGTGCTCCAACATATTTGGAACCCTTCGGATTCTCCGGCACCTTAATTGGCTAGAGAACAATTTTGACCGGGCATCAGTGAGAATAAGCGACTAGCATTTTCCTAGAAGTATTTTGGAATGTTGTATGATCTGTATTTCTAATGTATCTCTTGGCCTTAGCTAATCCAGGACCCAtgctataaaataaaaatttagacCTGCGTGTTTATTTGATAGTTCATAACGGAATATGGGAAAGATGAGTGGAAGTCAGATAAGACATAAGAACAAAATGAGGGGTGACCGAGTTTATGGAGGTGGAATATCTCGCTAATTCTATGTATGATATTTTTACAAGTACAGGATAGTTCAGTTCCACTTCCAGCTCAAGCTAAAGATGAGAATTACAGTCTAGAAtacaacaacagcagcagcagcaaatcAGAAGGAAGTTTACAAAAATGATTGGCTGAACAAGTGTTGCAGATTTTGAGTGTTGGAGGGTGCTAGGCTACCCTCTTCGATTCAATCTCTTTCACACTTCGAACTATATCGTCAATGTTTCTTGAGAGGTGATTGGAATGCTCTTCCATCTCTCTCAAAACCATGTCAAGCTGTTCTTGATAGGCTGCAGACCTCTTTCGCTCACGCTGTAGCTCAGCAGTCAACTCTCGAATTTTCATATCTTTTTCATCCTGGAACATACACGGAAGGGGAAAAAGGAATCAAAACCCATATACATAGTAAAAAACCGTTGTGACTGGAAAGTTTATAGTAACATAATGCAAAGAAACTTTGTGTCAGTAGAAAAGAATTACTGTAATCTATGGCACAAAGAGGCATTTTGAAGAATCTGATGGGTCCATACCAAAATAAAGGCATTATTAACTAAAGTGGATATTATAGAATCCGGAGACCTATGATTACAGAAGCAAACAGGGCACATGATGGGACTCGCAAGAATTCTAATACCAGTTACTACTGAAGTGGGAAGctaattatttatttgttcaTTATGACTCGAGCATGTTTAAAAGAAGAATTTTAGACTGAACACCTGATATGAAGATATGAACTACATTATTAGAACAATCTAAACAGTCCAATCCCCAGCATAGGGTTCGAAGCAGGGGGATCTACACTTCGTCCACTGAACCAGAACCCCTACTAATATGATGGAAGATGCATTAGCAACACTAAGTACTCACATTGCAgccaaagaaaaggaaaactgACTGTCTAACTTTCTAACCTGTTAAGCCACATACCGATTGCAAAGGCTGCAGTCAATTTTTATGTTCATACTAGGATATCATTGTAACAGAAAATAAAGACCTAACTGTCCAACTTGTAAAAGCACCAAATCACCTACAGGCAGTACGATGCAGCAATTCTTATGTTCATAGAACATCAGATGAATTGGCAAAACTAACTTTCCAAACTCCAACAAAGAAAAACCAACTTTCCAACTTGTCGAATCTCCAAATGACTTCGGGCTGTGTGCTGCACCAAATCCTAGGTTGATAGTAGAACATTTGGTGCAAATTCAAATCTACAATAATGAAG is a genomic window containing:
- the LOC133738724 gene encoding uncharacterized protein LOC133738724, whose amino-acid sequence is MDESDEYPKEHYGGQTSMSSSSTTSVHVTALDGLVNVNSLFTIAVFVGLSLTVPGQRSLEDRTACDASNDVAKKLLVFEVVSFSFFLFSSLVAQGLKLAINLLNSKEVDEAFRAHINLKVLRFGMLGSAFGSVMGCIFLMLSMVNVIQIRLGMLSCGSKSTVHSVAALIVLVSTALLVYLSTAIYAFLH